Proteins found in one Bremerella volcania genomic segment:
- a CDS encoding DUF1559 domain-containing protein, whose translation MKSANKLNERSGFTLVELLVVIAIIGVLIALLLPAVQQAREAARRMSCSNNLRQQGLALHNYHDTHNSFPFGGRHYITYAGTSWRFALLPYLEQKAIYDLDRASGHQLNTYAGGGSNTDINAYRAETRALFSIVVDGYVCPSSSIDTLFAANNSASLISIGAVTQAHHYVGIMGAYPDPAGRSDTYYAVQYGSYAADNGILTIGETKAIRDITDGTSQTIIVSEQSGNPDPNLKNRQLANYHTGWGGISTTGTVSDWRAGAANLHKYGNGLTAVFHSPNPRSTGIEADKEWDFNTPLTSFHPGGVQVLLADGSARFLPETIPLTTLQQLCVRDDGTVIQGF comes from the coding sequence ATGAAGTCCGCGAATAAATTGAATGAGCGGAGTGGCTTTACCCTGGTCGAGTTGCTGGTGGTCATCGCGATTATCGGCGTTCTGATTGCGTTGCTTCTTCCGGCAGTGCAGCAAGCCCGGGAAGCTGCCCGCAGGATGAGCTGCTCGAATAACCTCCGCCAGCAAGGGCTCGCACTGCACAACTATCACGATACGCACAACTCGTTTCCCTTCGGCGGGCGTCATTACATTACCTACGCGGGAACGAGCTGGCGATTCGCGCTGCTTCCTTACCTCGAACAGAAAGCGATCTACGACCTCGACCGTGCTTCAGGTCATCAACTCAACACGTATGCGGGGGGCGGAAGCAATACCGACATCAATGCCTATCGGGCAGAAACGCGGGCGTTGTTCAGTATCGTTGTCGACGGTTACGTTTGCCCGTCGAGTTCGATCGATACGCTGTTCGCCGCGAACAATAGTGCGTCCCTTATTTCGATCGGCGCCGTAACCCAGGCCCATCACTACGTGGGCATCATGGGAGCGTATCCCGATCCGGCCGGACGAAGCGATACGTACTACGCGGTCCAATACGGTAGCTATGCCGCGGACAACGGCATCCTGACGATCGGCGAAACGAAAGCGATTCGCGACATTACCGATGGAACGTCGCAAACGATCATCGTCTCGGAGCAGTCAGGCAACCCCGATCCGAACCTGAAGAATCGCCAGCTGGCCAACTATCACACCGGCTGGGGAGGCATCTCAACGACCGGCACCGTCTCGGACTGGCGGGCCGGGGCCGCGAATCTGCATAAGTACGGCAACGGTTTGACCGCCGTGTTTCATTCCCCCAACCCACGCTCGACGGGAATCGAAGCGGACAAAGAATGGGACTTCAATACGCCGTTGACCTCATTCCATCCCGGCGGCGTGCAGGTTCTGCTGGCCGATGGGTCGGCGCGTTTCCTTCCAGAAACCATTCCACTGACGACCCTGCAACAACTGTGCGTCCGCGACGATGGCACCGTGATTCAAGGGTTCTAA
- a CDS encoding glycerophosphodiester phosphodiesterase, whose product MNSRLTAASQAFSSCWKTLVATDLLYKILAFIVLTPLLGSLFRFLLATFGDEVLSDVEIALFFLGPAGWLCLIVVGSLWLGIVFLEQTSLLGILAARHVNRTVTPLGALRFAAAHATSVVRLTMRIILLIIAAVVPFLVVAGGVYFSLLTEYDINYYLKESPPVFRVAVGIGVALLLGLAAVLLWMIANYFFALPLLLFEKLSPTEALRESRRRVHGHRRIVLVWLLGWAGAILVVSAIASAIVTWCSQQLMPDSTTSLNWLVVAIGVSMLLLTLVNLATNLLGTTTFTAMLFTLYQSPGEGSQVDLAAQFEHEAANYSGPKITRPRVAAISLIGILVAILIGTAALESVQLEDNVQIMAHRGASSKAPENTLASFQQAIEDGADWIELDVQETADGQVVVMHDSDFMKLSKDPLKIWDATSDKLKGIDVGSWKSPDFADQRVPTLAEVLALCKDKVGVNIELKYYGHDQMLEQRVADVVDQQGMNDQVMAMSLKREGVQKMKAIRPQWKVGLLMSVAAGNLSKLDADFLAVNARFADVLLIDQAHDNGKQVFVWTVNDAATMSTMMSRGVDGILTDKPELAQSVLEQRAAMSTPQRLLLEFSGLLGIEPKIADQ is encoded by the coding sequence ATGAACTCACGGCTCACTGCTGCTTCTCAGGCGTTCTCCTCATGTTGGAAAACGCTTGTCGCGACCGATCTGCTCTACAAGATTCTCGCGTTCATCGTGCTCACGCCGCTGTTGGGTAGTCTGTTTCGCTTTCTACTGGCGACGTTTGGGGACGAGGTTCTGTCGGACGTCGAGATCGCCCTGTTCTTTCTCGGCCCGGCCGGCTGGTTGTGCTTGATTGTCGTTGGGTCGCTGTGGCTGGGGATCGTGTTTCTCGAACAGACCTCGCTGCTGGGAATCCTCGCCGCCAGGCACGTCAACCGAACGGTCACGCCACTGGGTGCCTTACGGTTTGCTGCTGCTCATGCGACAAGCGTCGTTCGCCTGACGATGCGAATCATTCTGCTCATCATCGCTGCCGTGGTGCCGTTTCTGGTGGTGGCAGGGGGCGTCTACTTCTCGCTCCTCACCGAGTACGACATCAACTACTACTTGAAGGAAAGCCCGCCCGTGTTTCGCGTGGCCGTGGGGATCGGCGTGGCGTTGTTACTGGGCCTGGCAGCCGTGCTATTGTGGATGATTGCCAACTATTTCTTCGCCCTGCCGCTGCTGCTGTTCGAGAAGCTCAGCCCGACCGAAGCACTTCGGGAAAGTCGCCGCCGGGTTCATGGGCATCGTCGCATTGTGCTTGTTTGGCTTCTCGGTTGGGCTGGGGCCATCCTGGTCGTCTCTGCGATAGCCTCGGCGATCGTCACCTGGTGCAGTCAGCAACTGATGCCCGACTCGACGACGTCCCTGAACTGGCTGGTCGTCGCGATCGGGGTCTCGATGCTGCTGCTGACGCTAGTGAACCTGGCGACTAACCTGCTCGGCACGACGACGTTCACGGCGATGCTGTTCACCCTTTACCAATCGCCCGGTGAAGGATCGCAGGTCGACCTGGCCGCCCAATTCGAACACGAAGCCGCCAACTACTCTGGCCCGAAGATCACCCGCCCGCGCGTGGCCGCGATCAGCTTGATAGGAATTCTGGTCGCCATCCTTATCGGAACCGCCGCGCTCGAGTCGGTTCAGCTCGAAGACAACGTGCAGATCATGGCTCACCGGGGTGCTTCCAGCAAAGCTCCGGAGAACACGCTCGCTTCGTTTCAGCAGGCCATCGAAGATGGTGCCGACTGGATCGAACTCGACGTGCAGGAAACGGCCGACGGGCAGGTCGTCGTCATGCACGACAGCGACTTCATGAAGCTCAGCAAAGACCCACTCAAAATCTGGGACGCCACCTCAGACAAATTGAAGGGCATCGACGTCGGCTCGTGGAAATCGCCTGACTTCGCCGACCAGCGGGTACCGACGCTGGCCGAGGTGCTGGCCCTGTGCAAAGACAAGGTCGGCGTCAACATCGAGCTGAAGTATTATGGCCACGATCAAATGCTCGAGCAGCGCGTTGCCGACGTGGTCGACCAGCAAGGCATGAACGATCAGGTCATGGCCATGTCGCTCAAGCGAGAAGGCGTTCAGAAGATGAAAGCCATTCGCCCGCAGTGGAAAGTCGGCCTGCTCATGTCGGTCGCTGCCGGCAACCTGAGCAAGCTGGACGCCGACTTCCTGGCTGTCAACGCCAGGTTCGCCGACGTGCTGCTGATCGATCAAGCGCATGATAACGGCAAACAGGTTTTCGTCTGGACGGTCAACGATGCGGCCACCATGTCGACGATGATGAGCCGCGGCGTCGACGGCATCCTGACCGACAAGCCTGAACTCGCACAATCGGTCCTCGAGCAGCGCGCCGCGATGAGCACCCCGCAGCGGTTGCTGTTGGAGTTCTCTGGCCTCTTGGGGATCGAGCCGAAGATAGCGGATCAATAA
- a CDS encoding arylsulfatase produces the protein MRRLVLLFAGLLLLVPSFACAAEDAKPNVIFIYVDDLGYGDLGCFGQQKIATPQLDQMASDGIKLTSFYAGCTVCRPSRLVLWTGRHLGHQPINDNKPYTMKSSDHTIAELMKEQGYTTGGVGKWAMGTPGSGGEPIYHGFDFWCGYLDQGEAHNYYPPHIWRCEGDKVEELPLPGNVLMDDKNARGRVAKLDTRKTYSHDVMTQEAFDFVRRNADKPFLLHIHWTIPHANNEGGRVTGNGSEIPSYGPYADKDWPDPEKGFAAMVTHMDSDVGKLRDLLKELKIEDNTLLIFTSDNGPHQEGGHKVDFFDSNGPLKGYKRTVYEGGIRVPFIAVWPGKIPAGTESGITFNAYDVMATYADLTQAKRVPLNDGLSFLPTLLSKQQKVVVENRKPDPKQRISYSSFAKMEAARQGPFKAVRQAPDKPIELYNLNEDIGETTDIAKDHPTIVQMMGNFMKEAKQPLE, from the coding sequence ATGCGTCGTTTGGTTTTGCTGTTTGCTGGTTTGCTGCTTTTGGTTCCCTCGTTCGCTTGTGCGGCGGAGGATGCCAAGCCGAATGTGATTTTCATCTACGTCGACGACCTCGGTTACGGCGACCTCGGCTGCTTCGGACAGCAGAAGATCGCCACGCCCCAGCTCGATCAGATGGCCAGCGATGGGATCAAGCTGACCAGCTTCTACGCCGGCTGCACCGTCTGTCGTCCTTCGCGACTGGTGCTGTGGACCGGGCGGCACCTGGGGCATCAGCCGATCAACGACAACAAGCCGTACACGATGAAGTCGTCCGATCACACCATCGCCGAGTTGATGAAAGAGCAAGGCTACACCACCGGCGGCGTCGGCAAGTGGGCGATGGGTACGCCTGGCAGCGGCGGGGAACCGATCTACCATGGGTTCGATTTCTGGTGCGGGTACCTCGATCAAGGCGAAGCCCACAACTATTACCCGCCCCACATCTGGCGCTGTGAAGGAGACAAGGTCGAAGAGCTTCCCCTGCCTGGCAACGTGCTGATGGACGACAAGAACGCTCGCGGCCGCGTGGCGAAGCTCGATACCCGCAAGACCTACTCGCACGACGTGATGACCCAGGAAGCATTCGACTTCGTGCGCCGCAACGCCGACAAGCCGTTCCTCTTGCACATTCACTGGACGATTCCTCACGCCAATAACGAAGGAGGCCGCGTCACCGGCAACGGCAGCGAGATCCCTAGCTACGGTCCGTACGCCGACAAGGACTGGCCCGATCCGGAGAAAGGTTTCGCCGCGATGGTCACGCACATGGACAGCGACGTCGGCAAGCTGCGCGACCTGCTGAAGGAGCTGAAGATCGAAGACAACACGCTGTTGATCTTCACATCCGACAATGGCCCGCATCAGGAAGGGGGGCACAAGGTCGACTTCTTCGATAGCAACGGCCCGCTGAAAGGATACAAGCGAACCGTCTACGAAGGAGGCATCCGCGTGCCGTTCATCGCCGTCTGGCCCGGCAAAATCCCGGCCGGCACCGAGTCAGGCATTACCTTCAACGCCTACGACGTGATGGCCACCTACGCTGACCTGACCCAGGCCAAGAGGGTGCCCCTGAACGACGGCCTCAGCTTCCTGCCGACCTTGCTCAGCAAGCAGCAGAAGGTAGTCGTCGAAAACCGCAAGCCCGACCCGAAGCAGCGCATCTCGTATTCGTCGTTCGCCAAAATGGAAGCGGCCCGGCAAGGACCGTTCAAAGCGGTTCGCCAGGCCCCTGACAAACCGATCGAGTTGTACAACCTGAACGAAGACATCGGCGAAACGACCGACATCGCCAAGGACCATCCCACGATCGTGCAGATGATGGGTAACTTCATGAAGGAAGCGAAACAGCCGCTGGAGTAA
- a CDS encoding right-handed parallel beta-helix repeat-containing protein, with the protein MFQPYAIATALLAICSSLPATHLLAKTIRVPDDRSSIQAAIDGAEPGDLVLVKRGTYSERLKLKADVTVRSEGADTAGKLGRLRAEETILDGADVPGHGSAVIMAEGAVLDGFTVRNFGHYDEAEWAKHHKTQGNLQSHEHIGESPGPGIQIPDVTCVVQNNIVHHIGDTGIGLFGSPGSAASPHVYQNVCYRNMGGGIGAMRHSRGIIEANVCFENFYAGIGHNHASPIVIHNTCYENIRAGIGSSEGSCPTVRENKCYKNRRAGIGVRTGSNTRPIIEANHCYENDMAGIGTEEDAASILRQNECYRNKLAGIGIRHAEATIVGNECYENGAAGIGLDGAKAVVLDNHSHHNQTAGIGLAESEHGLATLARNKILENRQVAIGIHGGWQVELIENEIERTGGMPPLVMIFAGSKVDLSGNTFQGGGVAAIRVAGEARIENNRLVATELRKAGPPSFGIWALPDATVQAYGNTFENWRHAIFASQAHVSAVDNQVKSFHQAAFVIEDAKSTATVMGNQLTTGDANAKVVLARGKETQRVVERDNEILAEAK; encoded by the coding sequence ATGTTCCAGCCCTACGCGATCGCGACTGCGCTGCTGGCGATTTGCTCGTCGCTTCCAGCCACCCACCTGCTGGCCAAAACGATTCGTGTGCCTGATGATCGCTCGTCGATTCAGGCCGCCATCGACGGGGCCGAGCCTGGCGACCTTGTCCTGGTGAAGCGGGGCACCTATTCCGAGCGTCTCAAGCTGAAGGCCGACGTGACGGTGCGTAGTGAAGGGGCCGATACCGCAGGCAAGCTAGGGCGGCTGCGTGCCGAGGAAACGATCCTCGATGGGGCGGACGTGCCTGGGCATGGCAGTGCGGTGATCATGGCCGAGGGGGCCGTGCTCGATGGCTTCACCGTTCGCAACTTCGGTCACTACGACGAAGCCGAGTGGGCGAAGCATCACAAGACGCAGGGAAACCTTCAGTCGCACGAGCACATCGGCGAGAGCCCTGGCCCAGGCATTCAAATCCCCGACGTGACCTGCGTGGTGCAGAACAACATCGTGCATCACATCGGCGACACAGGCATCGGCCTTTTCGGCAGCCCAGGCAGTGCCGCTTCGCCGCACGTTTACCAGAACGTCTGCTACCGCAACATGGGTGGCGGCATCGGGGCGATGCGCCACTCGCGGGGGATTATCGAAGCGAACGTCTGCTTCGAGAATTTTTACGCAGGCATCGGTCACAATCATGCCAGCCCGATCGTGATCCACAATACGTGCTACGAAAACATTCGCGCCGGCATCGGGAGCAGCGAAGGGTCGTGCCCCACGGTACGCGAGAACAAGTGCTACAAGAATCGCCGGGCCGGGATCGGCGTGCGAACCGGTTCGAACACACGTCCGATCATCGAGGCCAATCACTGCTACGAAAACGACATGGCAGGCATCGGCACCGAAGAGGACGCCGCGTCGATCCTCCGCCAGAACGAGTGTTACCGAAACAAGCTGGCCGGCATCGGCATCCGCCACGCGGAAGCGACCATCGTGGGCAACGAATGCTATGAGAACGGCGCTGCCGGCATCGGGCTCGACGGCGCCAAGGCCGTCGTGCTGGACAACCACAGCCACCACAACCAGACCGCCGGCATCGGCCTGGCCGAAAGCGAACACGGCCTGGCCACGCTGGCGAGAAACAAGATCCTCGAGAACCGGCAAGTCGCCATCGGCATTCACGGCGGCTGGCAGGTCGAACTGATCGAGAACGAAATCGAACGGACCGGCGGGATGCCGCCGTTGGTGATGATCTTCGCCGGATCGAAAGTCGATTTAAGTGGCAACACGTTCCAGGGAGGAGGCGTCGCCGCCATCCGCGTCGCCGGCGAGGCCCGGATCGAAAACAACCGGCTGGTCGCCACCGAGCTTCGCAAAGCAGGACCACCCAGCTTCGGCATCTGGGCTTTGCCGGACGCCACCGTCCAGGCCTACGGCAACACCTTCGAGAACTGGCGCCACGCGATCTTTGCCAGCCAGGCCCACGTTTCGGCAGTCGATAACCAGGTCAAGTCATTCCACCAAGCGGCGTTTGTGATTGAAGACGCCAAGAGCACGGCAACGGTGATGGGCAACCAGCTGACGACAGGCGATGCCAACGCCAAGGTGGTGCTGGCCAGGGGTAAGGAGACGCAGCGGGTCGTTGAGCGGGATAACGAGATTCTGGCGGAAGCAAAATAA
- a CDS encoding WD40 repeat domain-containing protein, protein MKTLTQKHNSFRFSRYLAATAIWTCLLSWSCLDLHAEEPEGPEFKYDPDKALVFKPNPRQESVQPYTSLSSDGKMRAEAGYRKVRVLSVADNTLLYEFATPNQAMAAAFSPDLKTIAFVDSDNLSSGSIIYTRELETGKQSKIGSCLGSIMWLTFSGDGKRLAGVSIYGPIPGVLAKKRFKRDLGGEVTVFDVSTQDDLLTIAYIVPERLTPKNGDKVAPYLPTHIALDHDGSTLLLASTSGLIKVIDVETGDNRISIELDMSAKPKE, encoded by the coding sequence ATGAAGACACTCACACAAAAACACAACTCATTTCGCTTCTCTCGTTATTTAGCGGCGACAGCCATTTGGACTTGTTTGCTGTCATGGTCGTGTTTGGACCTCCATGCCGAAGAGCCGGAGGGACCGGAATTTAAATACGATCCGGACAAGGCGCTCGTCTTTAAGCCCAACCCACGGCAGGAAAGTGTTCAACCCTACACAAGCTTGAGCTCGGATGGGAAGATGCGCGCCGAGGCAGGGTATCGGAAAGTTCGTGTGCTTTCAGTTGCTGACAATACATTGCTCTACGAGTTTGCGACGCCGAATCAAGCCATGGCTGCGGCGTTTTCACCAGACCTCAAGACCATAGCTTTCGTCGATAGCGACAACCTGTCCTCTGGTTCAATCATATACACACGAGAGCTTGAAACGGGAAAGCAGTCAAAGATTGGGAGCTGCTTAGGGAGCATAATGTGGCTCACATTCAGTGGGGATGGAAAACGTCTCGCAGGAGTTTCGATTTACGGACCGATTCCAGGGGTGTTGGCAAAAAAGCGATTCAAGCGGGATCTGGGTGGAGAGGTTACAGTCTTCGATGTTTCGACTCAGGATGATTTGCTGACTATTGCCTACATTGTGCCCGAGAGGCTGACGCCCAAGAACGGCGATAAGGTCGCACCGTATCTTCCCACGCACATCGCTCTCGACCATGACGGGTCGACCCTTCTCCTCGCCTCCACCTCCGGTTTGATCAAAGTGATCGATGTAGAAACCGGTGACAACAGAATCTCAATCGAACTAGACATGTCAGCGAAACCGAAAGAATGA
- a CDS encoding LapA family protein, with protein sequence MKFSLSNVLFAFLLVGFGIGWLVERRRAVELQNEIDRLETHLKPDSFAYRYHPNPERSCFAIDPLAEVDRKTGNLFKALATQPAAWSNGLNQYLGLDRIREDLDPKLTMTVWWHGEVKDAEGNRFFVYLADREREPNTKCLHRLHSSFSAYIVTDDKNTLLHWNGCEIDRLLVTEIELVGDTFPAGLKYREQSRHNGDSSIEVRHLTKSGITN encoded by the coding sequence ATGAAATTCTCACTCTCCAATGTGCTGTTTGCATTCCTTTTAGTCGGATTTGGAATTGGCTGGCTCGTTGAACGCCGTCGGGCAGTTGAGCTTCAGAATGAGATTGATCGACTAGAGACACATTTGAAGCCGGACTCTTTCGCGTATCGGTATCACCCGAATCCTGAGCGAAGCTGTTTCGCCATAGACCCACTGGCTGAAGTCGATCGTAAAACTGGAAATCTCTTCAAGGCGTTGGCAACGCAACCTGCAGCATGGAGTAACGGCCTAAACCAGTACTTAGGACTGGATCGCATTCGAGAGGATCTTGATCCGAAACTTACTATGACGGTTTGGTGGCATGGCGAAGTCAAGGACGCTGAAGGCAATAGATTCTTCGTTTATCTTGCAGATCGTGAACGCGAACCGAACACCAAGTGCCTTCATCGGTTGCACTCGTCCTTTTCCGCTTACATCGTCACTGACGACAAGAATACGCTCCTGCACTGGAATGGCTGCGAAATTGACAGGCTGTTGGTGACCGAAATCGAACTGGTGGGAGATACATTTCCCGCTGGGCTCAAGTATCGAGAGCAGTCTCGCCATAATGGCGATTCGAGCATTGAAGTTCGACATTTGACGAAATCTGGAATAACAAATTAG
- a CDS encoding IS4 family transposase: protein MMEFSPCELGDVRRTKRLVKAAAQVLVRPDGTTPEQAESWGDCKALYRLMDCDDISFQAITSPHYERTRQSGDAGSVRLILNDTTEIDYDSKRRARGLGPVGRNTGRGFFLHSALMRDPVTKQVIGLAGQEVQYRTKKKGAKNSRRRDPHREQAVWGRLIDQIGSPPPGATWLHVCDRGADDYEVFCRAYRQRCGWIVRACRLNRQVISPSGDRMTLKEHLTAQPVRGRQSLEVAATLKRSARTAQLELRFAPLALPRPRVINAWIRKHAPSEPLAMWVVELAEIDPPNDAEQVRRTLLTSQPVETVEQAQQIIDYYAQRWAIEEYHKALKTGCQVESRYYETAERLERITGLLAIVAVQLLRLRHLADEHPDHPAIEVVPAQWIKTITKVRQRPSPRAPKINATTMTLEEFDKHLGGLGGHLGRKCDGRPGWQTLWRGPEKLLLILRGCEILRTKCG from the coding sequence ATGATGGAATTTTCTCCGTGTGAATTGGGGGATGTGCGACGAACGAAACGCCTGGTTAAGGCAGCAGCTCAGGTGCTGGTTCGGCCTGACGGCACGACGCCTGAGCAGGCCGAGTCGTGGGGGGACTGCAAGGCGTTGTATCGCTTGATGGACTGCGACGACATCAGCTTTCAAGCGATCACTTCACCCCATTACGAGCGGACCAGGCAGAGCGGCGATGCCGGTTCGGTCCGCCTGATTCTCAACGATACGACCGAGATCGACTACGACAGCAAGCGTCGTGCTCGCGGTTTGGGACCGGTCGGTCGCAACACGGGACGCGGCTTCTTTCTCCATTCGGCGTTGATGCGTGACCCGGTCACGAAGCAAGTTATCGGCCTGGCCGGGCAAGAGGTTCAATATCGTACGAAGAAGAAAGGGGCGAAGAACTCGCGGCGACGTGATCCCCATCGTGAACAGGCCGTCTGGGGACGGCTGATCGATCAGATCGGGTCGCCTCCGCCGGGCGCGACCTGGCTGCACGTTTGTGATCGTGGTGCCGACGATTACGAAGTCTTCTGCCGCGCTTATCGTCAGCGTTGCGGCTGGATCGTTCGAGCGTGTCGATTGAATCGTCAGGTGATCTCGCCAAGCGGTGATCGCATGACGTTAAAGGAACATCTGACCGCGCAGCCCGTTCGCGGTCGCCAGTCGTTGGAAGTGGCAGCCACGCTGAAGCGATCGGCGCGAACGGCCCAACTGGAACTACGATTCGCGCCGTTGGCGTTGCCTCGGCCGCGAGTGATCAACGCATGGATTCGCAAGCACGCGCCAAGCGAGCCTCTAGCGATGTGGGTAGTTGAACTGGCCGAAATCGATCCACCGAACGATGCCGAGCAAGTTCGCCGGACACTACTCACTTCGCAACCAGTGGAAACGGTGGAGCAGGCCCAGCAAATCATCGACTACTACGCGCAGCGCTGGGCGATCGAAGAATACCACAAAGCGCTGAAGACAGGCTGCCAGGTCGAGTCTCGCTATTACGAAACGGCCGAGCGTTTGGAACGAATCACAGGTCTGCTGGCAATCGTGGCCGTACAGCTACTTCGTCTACGCCATCTGGCCGACGAGCACCCCGACCACCCAGCCATAGAAGTCGTGCCCGCACAGTGGATCAAGACGATCACCAAAGTACGACAGCGCCCCAGTCCCCGAGCACCCAAGATCAATGCAACGACGATGACGCTTGAAGAGTTCGACAAACACCTGGGCGGCCTGGGAGGTCACCTCGGCCGAAAATGCGACGGCCGCCCCGGCTGGCAAACCCTCTGGCGCGGACCGGAAAAACTCCTTCTGATCCTCCGCGGCTGTGAGATATTACGAACAAAATGTGGGTAA
- a CDS encoding endonuclease/exonuclease/phosphatase family protein — protein sequence MRRMTLMPLLVFCLFSFNLVHAEDIQMTVIGWNLESGDSDAATLAAQAADKGPVDIWGFSELEDQDFLDTILEKLEAEHGIDYEDVISTNAGKDKLGIVYNAQRLELVSSHQENSLQLGNPGLRPVLVAKFKGKATGTEFLVMVNHLKAQRDPNSTSKRTRQSEMLNDLAEAETLPVICLGDFNHFYEIGSADGNSPSFDATIEDGVFQWLEPSNPVPTHNFPGSTVMLDFIYVANPLAGWDGDCVILEREGNVAVTSPTFPNVPGSSFTDDGKSTDHRPIKATFVFNEATMRDSAEQLRDRISILRSLLEDMEAQLKAIEENLEEE from the coding sequence ATGCGACGGATGACTTTGATGCCCCTGTTGGTTTTCTGTCTCTTTAGCTTCAACTTGGTTCATGCCGAAGACATTCAGATGACCGTCATCGGTTGGAACTTGGAGAGCGGCGACTCAGATGCTGCTACCCTGGCAGCCCAGGCTGCGGACAAAGGTCCCGTCGATATTTGGGGCTTTTCGGAACTGGAAGACCAGGACTTTCTCGATACGATTCTGGAAAAGCTTGAAGCCGAACATGGTATCGACTACGAAGACGTCATCAGCACCAATGCCGGCAAAGACAAGCTTGGCATTGTTTATAACGCGCAGCGCCTGGAATTGGTTTCCTCGCACCAGGAGAACTCGCTGCAACTTGGCAATCCAGGCCTGCGTCCGGTCCTGGTTGCCAAATTCAAAGGAAAGGCGACCGGCACCGAGTTCCTGGTGATGGTCAATCACCTGAAGGCCCAACGCGATCCAAATTCCACCAGCAAGCGAACGCGTCAGTCGGAAATGCTCAACGATCTGGCCGAGGCGGAAACGTTGCCGGTGATCTGCCTGGGAGACTTCAATCACTTTTACGAAATTGGTTCTGCCGACGGTAACTCCCCTTCCTTCGACGCGACCATCGAAGACGGCGTGTTCCAGTGGCTCGAACCGAGCAACCCGGTTCCCACGCACAATTTCCCTGGTTCCACGGTGATGCTGGACTTTATCTACGTCGCCAATCCACTGGCCGGCTGGGACGGCGATTGCGTTATCCTGGAGCGCGAAGGAAACGTCGCGGTCACGTCGCCGACCTTTCCCAACGTGCCTGGCAGCAGTTTTACGGACGATGGCAAAAGCACCGATCATCGTCCGATCAAGGCCACGTTCGTCTTCAATGAAGCGACGATGCGCGACTCGGCCGAGCAACTCCGCGATCGCATTTCCATCCTTCGTTCGCTGCTGGAAGACATGGAAGCTCAACTCAAAGCGATTGAAGAGAACCTGGAAGAAGAATAA
- the ilvN gene encoding acetolactate synthase small subunit, which translates to MRHVLSAVVQNVPGVLAHISGMLASRGYNIDSLAVGETEDPHLSRMTFVVVGDDHVLEQVRKQLEKIVTVVRVLDVSSSDFVERDLMLIKVAAEPGGSRSEINELVDIFRGRIVDVGRQEIIIEISGTENKIVAFIDLMRPYGIRELVRTGRIAMVRSGMSLEEQVNDPHAVEA; encoded by the coding sequence ATGCGTCACGTGCTCTCGGCGGTGGTACAGAATGTGCCCGGGGTACTCGCCCACATTTCCGGGATGCTCGCCTCACGCGGATACAACATCGATTCGCTGGCGGTGGGGGAAACCGAGGATCCACATCTTTCGCGGATGACCTTTGTCGTCGTCGGAGATGATCACGTCCTAGAGCAAGTACGCAAGCAGCTGGAAAAGATCGTCACCGTCGTACGCGTGCTGGACGTCAGCTCGTCCGACTTCGTCGAACGCGATCTGATGCTGATCAAAGTTGCCGCCGAGCCAGGCGGATCTCGCAGCGAAATCAACGAACTGGTCGACATCTTCCGCGGCCGTATCGTCGACGTCGGCCGACAAGAGATCATCATCGAGATCTCCGGCACCGAAAATAAGATCGTCGCATTCATCGATCTGATGCGACCCTACGGAATCCGCGAGCTGGTGAGGACGGGACGAATCGCCATGGTTCGCAGCGGAATGTCGTTGGAAGAACAAGTCAACGATCCGCACGCCGTCGAGGCGTAA